In the genome of Vanacampus margaritifer isolate UIUO_Vmar chromosome 1, RoL_Vmar_1.0, whole genome shotgun sequence, one region contains:
- the vwa5b1 gene encoding von Willebrand factor A domain-containing protein 5B1: MPGLINKENRSALPLSVSDITSCVRGYTQAMTASMTYENIEDHAIEGIFIYPLEEKNIVVGFEAMISSQIITLQIKDKAKIDDCYRNSCSTPNGAPPSGTGHILLDEDLERTVLVVNLGIIPPLETVQILVSTSCELSTLPSGGISVTTPPVCTPRVQRSINEEQGLSPNVSRMREKHQCGSSPHDRAPTSAHFCLSALLEDEAINSMDYQFNFQLEIRAPYLLAGVESPSHAIRADADPLARSATSVVITLADKYTYDCPVKILIYPSEPHVPEVIIESGDMTQDEYDEFVHGRSDFIKATKKDSSNERKVEAIHRRLHKDILHNPVAMLNFCPNLKPVSSDLRKVHGEFIFLIDRSGSMSGVNINRVKDAMVVILKSLVPGCLFNLISFGSTFKSLFPSSQNYEEEALALACEYVRKIRADMGGTNILAPLKWILRQPMFPGHPRLLFLLTDGAVSNTGKVIELVRSHARYIRCFTFGIGQNACRRMVHELAAVSRGTAEFLTEGERLQPRMIKSLKKTMCPVLSDISIDWLFPETKEVLLSPVGNTFLYPGDSLIGYAVVCDATRYHANPKSDKRRRYSMMRSVGSGSSVFYHSQEEDMLKTSDDQASYRETLNEALHDSNQDSVAMEHDGALEGQTSARRRAYSTNQITEHFPAKKYTSSDPSSVMPKNPLRRAKVQELIGTMSPEHEAQWKRDYQPQLVSLSAASSKENAAGVPHSLQPPPSGEAGSEMPTSAPLRNTAGEDGSRSSTDSPSSGSVGDTEGYSHQLCQAETPQENRSADVSLAGQQQGECKAVVSGLLCGKAVNWEVLFDIEPFLKGREREEKVHEELWNETFHHLAARSIIHDFEHMAERECDIEHGSGRKYHVYAIHTSKACNILSKYTVFVPVDLDTNEYLQTCVDFISLADGLKRSSRSSSGSRKSQAYSIGLGRSQSGGVSEEAEDGLSNSVEDGISPCSTPTSSSWEKCSFTEGTQRSPSVTSDQSQKSVESLFSARLALSRTRLLTKAAKGFMTRSHSKSGDSMGESDNENKDYIPLVLLQLACGAFPLDPALCDTINVPMDKLKWTSPFTSHRTSLGHPSHSSGRRAESAEDDSGSSCDPQTCPKVSLSSARCQTDSGPGAPETTIPGGAQRSMLDPESLVWATAVALAWLEHSSASYFIEWELVAAKASMWLSRQDIPEGRDVESVKAAANQLFIILRHWDDNLQLNMLCYNPNSV; the protein is encoded by the exons ATGCCTGGACTCATCAACAAGGAAAATCGTAGCGCTCTACCTCTCAGTGTCtctgacatcacttcctgtgtcAGGGGCTACACTCAGGCCATGACCGCgtccatgacatatgaaaataTTGAGGATCATGCCATTGAAG GTATCTTCATCTATCcgctggaggaaaaaaacattgttgtaGGCTTTGAGGCGATGATCTCCAGTCAGATTATCACGCTGCAAATCAAGGACAAAGCCAAGATTGATGACTGTTACCGTAATTCATGCAGCACACCAAATGGAGCTCCACCAAGTGGCACTG GACATATACTTCTGGATGAAGATTTGGAGAGGACAGTGCTTGTAGTAAACCTGGGGATCATTCCTCCTTTGGAGACAGTCCAAATTCTGGTCAGTACCTCCTGTGAGCTGTCAACTCTGCCCAGCGGGGGCATCAGTGTGACCACGCCGCCAGTGTGCACACCCCGCGTACAAAGGAGCATCAACGAGGAGCAGGGCTTATCCCCAAACGTCTCCAGAAT GAGGGAGAAACATCAGTGTGGCTCCAGCCCGCACGATCGTGCTCCCACCTCAGCTCACTTTTGTTTGTCTGCTCTGCTGGAGGATGAGGCCATCAACTCCATGGATTACCAATTTAACTTCCAGCTGGAAATACGAGCACCCTACCTCCTTGCAG GTGTGGAGAGCCCGTCTCACGCCATCCGAGCCGACGCTGACCCTTTGGCTCGCTCAGCCACCAGTGTGGTCATCACTCTGGCAGACAAATACACTTACGACTGTCCTGTTAAGATCCTCATCTACCCCAGTG AACCTCACGTACCGGAGGTGATCATCGAGAGCGGAGACATGACGCAGGATGAGTATGATGAGTTCGTCCACGGCCGCAGCGACTTCATCAAGGCCACCAAGAAGGACTCCAGCAATGAGAGGAAG GTGGAAGCCATTCACAGGCGGCTGCATAAGGACATCCTCCACAACCCTGTGGCCATGCTCAATTTCTGTCCCAACCTCAAGCCTGTCAGCTCCGACCTAAGGAAGGTGCACGGAGAGTTCATCTTCCTCATTGACCGGAGTGGCAGCATGAGCGGAGTCAACATCAACCGTGTGAAG GATGCAATGGTGGTGATTCTCAAGAGTCTCGTACCAGGCTGCCTGTTCAACTTAATAAGCTTTGGCTCTACCTTCAAATCTCTCTTTCCCAGCAGTCAGAACTACGAAGAG GAAGCATTAGCCCTGGCTTGCGAGTACGTTCGAAAGATCCGTGCCGACATGGGGGGCACTAACATCCTGGCACCCCTCAAATGGATTCTGAGACAGCCAATGTTTCCCGGACACCCCCGTTTGCTTTTTCTGCTGACTGATGGGGCAGTGAGCAACACAGGAAAAGTCATTGAGCTGGTGCGCAGTCATGCGCGCTACATCCG ATGCTTTACGTTTGGCATCGGGCAGAATGCTTGCAGAAGGATGGTACATGAACTAGCAGCAGTGTCCAGAGGAACAGCCGAGTTCCTCACCGAAGGCGAGAGGCTCCAACCAAGA ATGATAAAGTCGCTGAAGAAGACCATGTGTCCGGTCCTCAGTGACATTTCCATTGATTGGCTCTTTCCTGAGACCAAGGAGGTCCTGCTTTCACCAGTGGGCAACACCTTCCTGTATCCTGGGGACAGTCTCATTGGGTACGCCGTGGTTTGTGATGCCACGCGATATCACGCCAATCCCAAATCT GACAAAAGACGACGCTACAGCATGATGCGCTCGGTCGGCTCTGGCAGCTCCGTCTTTTATCACTCCCAAGAGGAGGACATGCTGAAGACCTCTGATGATCAGGCATCCTACAGAGAAACACTCAACGAGGCTCTCCATGACTCCAACCAGGACTCTGTTGCTATGGAACATGACGGTG CGTTGGAGGGTCAGACGTCAGCAAGAAGACGAGCGTACAGCACCAACCAGATAACCGAGCACTTTCCAGCTAAGAAGTACACGTCAAGTGATCCCAGCTCCGTCATGCCAAAGAATCCTCTCAGGCGAGCCAAAGTCCAGGAACTCATTGGAACCATGAGCCCCGAGCATGAGGCCCAGTGGAAGAGAGACTACCAG CCTCAGCTGGTGAGTCTGTCCGCTGCGTCTTCCAAAGAGAATGCAGCAGGCGTTCCCCATTCACTCCAGCCTCCCCCATCAGGGGAGGCGGGCTCGGAAATGCCGACATCAGCCCCACTCCGTAACACTGCTGGTGAGGATGGTTCTAGATCGTCTACAGACAGTCCGTCTTCAGGAAGCGTGGGAGATACAG AAGGATACAGCCACCAATTGTGTCAAGCTGAAACGCCACAGGAGAACCGCAGTGCTGATGTGAGCTTGGCGGGCCAGCAACAAGGGGAGTGCAAGGCCGTTGTATCAGGACTACTCTGCGGGAAGGCTGTGAATTGGGAGGTGCTCTTTGACATTGAGCCCTTCCTGAAGGGGCGGGAACGCGAGGAGAAAGTTCACGAGGAGCTGTGGAACGAGACCTTCCACCACCTGGCTGCGCGCTCCATCATACACGACTTTGAGCACATGGCAGAGCGGGAATGCGACATCGAGCATG GCTCTGGCAGGAAGTACCACGTTTACGCCATTCATACCAGCAAAGCGTGCAACATACTCAGCAAATACACTGTGTTTGTTCCCGTCGATCTggacacaaatgaatatctgcAGACCTGTGTTGACTTCATCAGCCTTG ctGATGGTTTAAAAAGAAGCTCGCGCTCCAGTTCAGGAAGCAGGAAGAGCCAAGCTTACTCCATTGGACTGGGCCGCTCTCAATCTGGCGGTGTGTCGGAAGAAGCTGAAGACGGGTTGTCTAACA GTGTTGAAGACGGCATATCTCCCTGCAGCACTCCAACCTCATCCAGCTGGGAGAAATGTAGCTTCACAGAAG GGACTCAAAGGAGTCCATCAGTGACATCGGACCAGTCTCAGAAGTCTGTGGAGAGCCTTTTTTCTGCCAG GTTGGCGCTCAGCAGGACGCGTCTCCTGACAAAGGCTGCCAAAGGATTCATGACCCGATCCCACAGCAAGTCGGGTGATTCTATGGGAGAGAGCGACAACGAGAACAAGGACTACATTCCTCTG GTTTTGTTGCAGCTGGCGTGCGGCGCTTTCCCGCTTGACCCCGCCCTGTGTGACACCATCAACGTGCCCATGGACAAACTCAAATGGACGTCCCCCTTCACCAGCCACCGCACCAGCCTTGGACACCCGTCCCACTCCAGCGGCCGGCGCGCAGAGAGCGCTGAAGATGATTCAGGATCATCATGTGACCCACAAACATGTCCGAAAGTTTCTCTCTCATCCGCCAGATGCCAGACTGACAGCGGACCGGGCGCTCCGGAGACCACCATTCCCGGCGGCGCCCAAAGGAGCATGCTGGACCCGGAGAGTTTGGTGTGGGCGACGGCGGTCGCCCTGGCCTGGCTGGAGCACAGCTCCGCTAGCTACTTCATCGAGTGGGAGCTGGTGGCCGCCAAGGCCAGTATGTGGCTGAGCCGTCAGGACATCCCGGAAGGCCGAGACGTGGAGTCGGTCAAGGCGGCGGCCAACCAGCTCTTCATCATCCTCAGACACTGGGATGACAACCTGCAGCTGAACATGCTCTGTTATAACCCCAACAGTGTGTGA